A single Roseomonas gilardii DNA region contains:
- a CDS encoding NAD(P)/FAD-dependent oxidoreductase, giving the protein MNVPGPDRHDTETVVIGGGIIGLAITSCLQERGRPVLLLDRKGIALEASYGNAGAFAFSDVMPLASPGIMRKAPRWLLDPLGPLAIPPRHLPRIAPWLFRFWRASRPDRVRHSILAQVAMMRLAEQEMSALVARHGLASMVHADGALELYESEEEWRASLSGWDLRAAHGIAFRHLRGGEIAALQPGLSPRIRVATFVPGWKTVTDPHLFAQALAARLQEQGLIFRQAEVRAVRPDEDGCVSVYLADGTELTASRAVIACGAWSRPLALALGDRIPLETERGYNTTLPPGAFDLRRQLTFGAHGFVVTPIGGGVRVGGAVELGGLLAPPNYARSQALLDKAATFLPQLRTTGGTQWMGFRPSLPDSLPVIGPSRASPRILYAFGHGHLGLTQSAATGRLIADLITGEEPPLDPAPFRAGRF; this is encoded by the coding sequence ATGAACGTCCCGGGGCCGGACCGCCATGATACCGAGACGGTGGTGATTGGCGGCGGCATCATCGGTCTGGCCATCACCTCCTGCCTGCAGGAGCGTGGCCGGCCGGTCCTGCTGCTGGACCGGAAAGGCATCGCCCTGGAAGCCAGCTATGGCAATGCTGGCGCCTTCGCCTTTTCCGACGTCATGCCCCTGGCCTCGCCCGGAATCATGCGCAAGGCGCCGCGCTGGCTGCTGGACCCCCTCGGCCCTCTCGCCATCCCGCCCCGCCACCTGCCGCGCATCGCGCCCTGGCTCTTCCGCTTCTGGCGCGCCAGCCGCCCGGACAGGGTCCGGCACAGCATCCTGGCGCAGGTGGCGATGATGCGGCTGGCGGAGCAGGAGATGTCCGCTCTGGTCGCACGGCACGGGCTGGCCTCCATGGTCCATGCCGACGGGGCCCTGGAGCTGTACGAGAGCGAGGAGGAATGGCGCGCCTCCCTGTCGGGATGGGATCTCCGCGCCGCCCATGGCATCGCGTTCCGACATCTGCGGGGCGGGGAGATCGCCGCGTTGCAGCCGGGCCTGTCTCCTCGCATCCGCGTCGCGACCTTCGTACCGGGTTGGAAGACCGTCACCGATCCGCATCTCTTCGCGCAGGCCTTGGCTGCCCGGTTGCAGGAGCAGGGGTTGATCTTCCGGCAGGCGGAGGTCCGGGCCGTACGACCGGACGAAGACGGCTGCGTATCGGTGTATCTGGCCGACGGCACTGAGCTGACGGCATCCCGAGCGGTGATTGCCTGCGGCGCCTGGTCGCGGCCCCTGGCCCTGGCGCTAGGGGACCGCATTCCGCTGGAGACGGAGCGCGGCTACAACACCACCCTCCCGCCCGGCGCCTTCGATCTGCGACGCCAGCTGACCTTCGGGGCGCATGGCTTCGTGGTGACGCCGATCGGCGGCGGCGTACGCGTCGGCGGCGCTGTGGAGCTCGGCGGCCTGTTGGCCCCACCGAACTACGCACGTTCGCAGGCTCTGCTGGACAAGGCGGCCACCTTCCTGCCCCAGCTACGCACCACGGGCGGGACCCAGTGGATGGGCTTCCGCCCTTCGCTGCCCGACAGTCTCCCCGTGATCGGGCCCTCCCGGGCCAGCCCGCGCATCCTCTATGCCTTCGGCCATGGTCATCTCGGCCTGACCCAGTCCGCTGCGACGGGGCGCCTGATCGCCGACCTGATCACCGGCGAGGAACCGCCCCTTGATCCCGCGCCCTTCCGCGCCGGACGCTTCTGA
- a CDS encoding helix-turn-helix domain-containing protein: MASNASLDQVTRWGKIPAWWLLHPAVDADRLAVMAALCTYADEAGFCEPSQATLARRLGRSRPWVNRVIADLATAGLIRKQARSRQNGGTTSCRYQLAQTPEQARSFVQDGPPPVMGETGLCPNRDRPCHPADTSHAIPEQIQDTHTMPAQPGADTPVECQDPERPARQGSALREPPPDWLPSRDITERARHLHPDAALEHHTLRFVTRCRAKGYRYANLDEAWLEWLIADQVQPRRLSATRPEVASRSAPPAGKRQAEHRLHRFDAWAAAAMSPPGHVSPC, encoded by the coding sequence ATGGCATCGAATGCGTCCCTCGATCAGGTGACCCGGTGGGGGAAGATCCCCGCCTGGTGGCTGCTGCATCCTGCCGTGGATGCGGACCGGTTGGCCGTGATGGCCGCCCTTTGCACCTATGCTGACGAAGCCGGGTTCTGCGAGCCCTCACAGGCGACGCTGGCGCGGCGGCTTGGCCGCAGCCGCCCCTGGGTGAACCGGGTGATCGCGGATCTCGCCACAGCCGGGCTGATCCGCAAGCAGGCCCGCTCGCGCCAGAACGGCGGCACCACGAGCTGCCGCTACCAGCTCGCCCAGACGCCGGAACAGGCGCGCAGCTTCGTGCAGGATGGCCCGCCGCCTGTCATGGGGGAAACAGGGCTTTGTCCGAACAGGGACAGGCCCTGTCATCCGGCTGACACGAGTCACGCTATTCCTGAACAGATTCAGGACACGCACACCATGCCCGCGCAGCCAGGAGCCGACACACCGGTGGAATGCCAGGACCCCGAACGGCCGGCGAGACAGGGCTCCGCCCTGAGGGAACCGCCCCCTGACTGGTTGCCGTCGCGCGACATCACCGAACGCGCCCGGCATCTCCATCCGGATGCGGCGCTGGAGCACCACACGCTCCGCTTCGTCACACGCTGCCGTGCCAAGGGCTACCGCTACGCCAATCTCGACGAGGCTTGGCTGGAATGGCTGATTGCCGACCAGGTGCAACCTCGCCGCCTATCGGCCACACGACCGGAGGTGGCGAGCCGGTCGGCTCCGCCCGCCGGAAAGCGGCAGGCGGAGCACCGTCTCCATCGCTTCGATGCCTGGGCGGCGGCGGCCATGTCCCCGCCCGGCCATGTCAGCCCTTGCTGA
- a CDS encoding 4-hydroxyproline epimerase codes for MARHSFFCIDGHTCGNPVRLVSGGGPILAGANMIEKRAHFLAEYDWIRTGLMFEPRGHDMMSGSILYPPTRPDCDIAILFIETSGCLPMCGHGTIGTVTMALEHGLVTPKQPGLLRLDTPAGVVTATYRQEGGFVEEVRITNIASFLHSEGLEVDCPGLGTIRVDVAYGGNFYAIVDPQQNFRDMADFSASQLVQMSPLLRHALNERYDFVHPEKPEIRCLSHILWTGAPKHPEADARNAVFYGDKAIDRSPCGTGTSARMAQWAAKGRLRSGDAFVHESIIGSLFRGRVEEAVGLGGRPAIIPSIAGWARTTGYNTIFIDDRDPYAHGFQVG; via the coding sequence ATGGCACGGCACAGCTTCTTCTGCATCGATGGCCATACCTGCGGCAATCCGGTGCGTCTGGTCAGTGGCGGCGGGCCGATCCTCGCCGGCGCCAACATGATCGAGAAGCGTGCCCATTTCCTCGCGGAATACGACTGGATCCGCACCGGCCTGATGTTCGAGCCACGTGGGCACGACATGATGTCGGGTTCGATCCTCTATCCACCCACCAGGCCGGATTGCGACATCGCCATCCTGTTCATCGAGACCTCGGGCTGCCTGCCGATGTGCGGGCACGGAACCATCGGCACCGTCACCATGGCCCTTGAACATGGCCTCGTGACACCGAAGCAGCCCGGCCTCTTGCGCCTGGACACGCCGGCCGGCGTCGTCACCGCCACCTACCGGCAGGAAGGCGGCTTCGTGGAGGAGGTGCGGATCACCAACATCGCTTCCTTCCTCCATTCGGAAGGTCTGGAGGTGGACTGTCCCGGATTGGGGACGATCCGTGTCGATGTCGCCTATGGCGGCAACTTCTACGCTATCGTCGATCCGCAGCAGAACTTCCGCGACATGGCCGACTTCTCTGCCTCCCAACTGGTGCAGATGAGCCCGCTGCTGCGACACGCCCTGAACGAGCGCTACGATTTCGTGCATCCGGAGAAGCCCGAGATCCGTTGCCTTAGTCACATCCTGTGGACCGGCGCACCGAAGCATCCGGAAGCGGATGCGCGCAACGCCGTCTTCTATGGGGACAAGGCGATCGACCGCTCGCCCTGCGGCACGGGAACCTCGGCGCGGATGGCGCAATGGGCCGCGAAGGGGAGATTGCGCTCCGGCGACGCCTTCGTGCACGAAAGCATCATCGGCTCGCTGTTCCGGGGCCGGGTGGAAGAAGCCGTTGGCCTTGGAGGACGTCCCGCAATCATTCCTTCCATCGCGGGCTGGGCGAGGACCACGGGCTACAACACGATCTTCATCGACGACCGCGATCCTTACGCCCATGGCTTCCAGGTGGGGTGA